The Drosophila innubila isolate TH190305 chromosome 2L unlocalized genomic scaffold, UK_Dinn_1.0 4_B_2L, whole genome shotgun sequence genome segment acttatttataaatttaaaaaaataaaaatattaatcattGTGATTGTTACTGTGCCTGTCTCAATAAACTGCTTCTCACCAGACACCGTCGATCACACACGAAGGAGAAGCCTTATACATGCAGTCTTTGCCTCAAATCTTTCGCCACAAAGTCCAAGTTGAATGAGCATCGGAAGCGACAACATGCAACGATGAAGAAATACGTTTGCTACAACTGCAGTGCCTGCTATGCTTCCAAAACTCGACTACACAGGCACTTGGCCGAGGAACATCATCATTTGGACATCCCTGAAGCACAACAGAGACTTGACACAGATCTTCAGGTCACAAAACTCGTTCAACTGCTGCCACATCCCATTGTGTCGGAGCGTAGCTTTAAATGTCTGTACTGTAAAAAGCAGTTCAATCGCAAGTTCAACTGTCGGACTCACATGGTGACACATTTGAGGCGCTTGCTGAGTGTCCAGTCCGAGCAGGAAACACACCAAAGCTGTCAACAATGtggcaaacaatttcaaaagcCCAGCGATCTAAGGCGCCATTTACTGACGCACTCCAAGCTCAAACTACATATATGTCAAGTGTGTGGAAAACGCTTCACGTTAAAGTCCACGCTGTCCAGGCACTTGCAGACACATGAACCTCAACGTCATCCAATCAACTGCCAAGTATGTGGCAAGTCCTATGCATCCAAAACAGCGCTGCAGCTGCATCTGCGTGTGCACACCGGGGAAAGACCATTTACCTGTGAAGTTTGTGGTGAAACGTTTCGTACCTCGGGACATAGACTAGAGCATATGCGTGGCGACCGCCATAGAATGGTCAGCTCCAATACACTCATTATGTGAATGggaatttcaataatataaatgtctatattttatataaatatcaatactATTACAACTATGTCCCCACATTTccaattattgttgttgattaaATCCTGGCGAGGTGCCGTAATAAAACTGTTTATCAAACAGTTGACTTTTGGACAGTTCGCTCAGCTTCTGTCGCTTGTCGGCCAGAATGAAGTCATCCTCCTCAACCATCTCGGAATCGCCTCGCTTTCGACGCATAGTTTCCGTTGCCACACACTCCGCCGACTCGTCCAACTCATGCACCTTGTAGACTAGATA includes the following:
- the LOC117779754 gene encoding zinc finger protein 91-like isoform X1, with amino-acid sequence MDNSTIIKSSKACERCGKCFSKPSLLRRHQVVHNKEKPFSCSDCSSHFSQQSSLQRHVRAKHMLPEDSGGSKVAQHALDALKQLQAGHSAIDIPMISTQTQATLEEQPPCQLVQLKDKLNPNNKLHVLPTQSILRKMHSKCFYVCEYCAKEFSKTYDLIRHRRSHTKEKPYTCSLCLKSFATKSKLNEHRKRQHATMKKYVCYNCSACYASKTRLHRHLAEEHHHLDIPEAQQRLDTDLQVTKLVQLLPHPIVSERSFKCLYCKKQFNRKFNCRTHMVTHLRRLLSVQSEQETHQSCQQCGKQFQKPSDLRRHLLTHSKLKLHICQVCGKRFTLKSTLSRHLQTHEPQRHPINCQVCGKSYASKTALQLHLRVHTGERPFTCEVCGETFRTSGHRLEHMRGDRHRMVSSNTLIM
- the LOC117779754 gene encoding zinc finger protein 484-like isoform X2 — protein: MDNSTIIKSSKACERCGKCFSKPSLLRRHQVVHNKEKPFSCSDCSSHFSQQSSLQRHVRAKHMLPEDSGGSKVAQHALDALKQLQAGHSAIDIPMISTQTQATLEEQPPCQLSILRKMHSKCFYVCEYCAKEFSKTYDLIRHRRSHTKEKPYTCSLCLKSFATKSKLNEHRKRQHATMKKYVCYNCSACYASKTRLHRHLAEEHHHLDIPEAQQRLDTDLQVTKLVQLLPHPIVSERSFKCLYCKKQFNRKFNCRTHMVTHLRRLLSVQSEQETHQSCQQCGKQFQKPSDLRRHLLTHSKLKLHICQVCGKRFTLKSTLSRHLQTHEPQRHPINCQVCGKSYASKTALQLHLRVHTGERPFTCEVCGETFRTSGHRLEHMRGDRHRMVSSNTLIM
- the LOC117779754 gene encoding zinc finger protein draculin-like isoform X3, which encodes MKKYVCYNCSACYASKTRLHRHLAEEHHHLDIPEAQQRLDTDLQVTKLVQLLPHPIVSERSFKCLYCKKQFNRKFNCRTHMVTHLRRLLSVQSEQETHQSCQQCGKQFQKPSDLRRHLLTHSKLKLHICQVCGKRFTLKSTLSRHLQTHEPQRHPINCQVCGKSYASKTALQLHLRVHTGERPFTCEVCGETFRTSGHRLEHMRGDRHRMVSSNTLIM